The following proteins come from a genomic window of Edaphobacter sp. 4G125:
- a CDS encoding metallophosphoesterase family protein: protein MRALILSDIHANLEALNAVLEAAAGTYDVLWNLGDVVGYGASPNEVIEIIRPLAQLNVRGNHDRVCCGLASALGFNPIARAAANWTHDEMTEENRQWLAGVPKGPIHPEGVPGIVLAHGSPLNEDQYILTMRDAWAPLQQTGIEITFIGHTHLQGGFCQREEQWHELRPRYETRNDAESWILPLPERTRHLINPGSVGQPRDHDWRAAFAIYDSEASEIVFHRVPYDLTTAQGRILMAELPEKLALRLREGR, encoded by the coding sequence ATGCGCGCCCTGATTCTCTCGGACATCCACGCAAATCTCGAAGCCCTGAACGCCGTTCTGGAAGCTGCAGCAGGAACCTATGATGTGCTGTGGAATCTAGGGGATGTCGTTGGTTATGGAGCCAGTCCGAACGAGGTCATCGAAATCATCCGCCCTCTGGCGCAGCTGAATGTCCGAGGTAATCACGACCGGGTTTGTTGCGGTCTGGCTTCGGCTCTGGGATTCAATCCAATTGCCCGCGCTGCTGCGAACTGGACCCATGATGAGATGACAGAGGAGAATCGCCAATGGCTGGCAGGGGTTCCGAAAGGCCCTATCCATCCGGAGGGTGTTCCGGGAATCGTTCTGGCGCATGGCTCGCCTCTGAATGAGGACCAGTACATCCTGACGATGCGGGACGCCTGGGCTCCTTTGCAACAGACCGGCATCGAGATCACCTTTATCGGTCACACTCACCTGCAAGGCGGATTCTGCCAACGTGAAGAACAGTGGCATGAACTTCGACCTCGCTATGAGACTCGCAATGATGCTGAAAGCTGGATCTTGCCCCTTCCGGAAAGGACCCGCCACCTGATCAATCCTGGTTCCGTCGGACAGCCTCGCGACCACGACTGGCGCGCGGCCTTCGCGATCTACGACAGCGAAGCGTCAGAGATTGTGTTCCATCGGGTTCCTTACGACCTGACGACCGCGCAGGGGCGCATCCTGATGGCAGAGCTTCCGGAAAAGCTGGCGCTGCGGCTGCGCGAGGGCCGGTAA
- a CDS encoding capsule assembly Wzi family protein, producing the protein MTGANSLAQGSGCKDTLAIESQFASPMGSTYVPLDSWIYSAIDRLHGLGYADQAYLGMRPWTRMSIVHMLAETADKIADANDDEACTIFHSLQREMEPDVEDWNGSREPRTKLESVYTRLSGTAGTPLRDSFHLGQTFVNDYGRPYHEGFNNITGFSTRSSAGRFSLYFRGEYQHAPGAPGYNNALSTLLSNNDLISFTDHPNQATIPSGPIPAANNFRIVEANVSYLLLNHQFSFGKSDHWLSPAQGGSFAWSNNAENIYAFQIDRVEPLYIPLLSQITGPFRYQFSVGSLKGHTTPNAPWMHVEKLSFKPTENLELGFGRTVIWGGQRHVPITFGTFFRSFFHMTNVSAEEKFSRNDPGARFSFFDFSYRVPFARNWLTLYSDSFAHDDVNPISAPRRAAIRPGIYLSHFPGLKQLDFRAEAASTDPPTSRSNSGAFIYAEAVQLQGYTNKGSILGDWIGRESKGGQAWLTYHLSPEEQVQVSWRGAKAAKDFIPGGTTQNIFQVSAIKRFHKDFEVRGLFQHEQWKAPVYKPGGQSDTSVSMQITWLPKSIK; encoded by the coding sequence ATGACAGGCGCTAACAGTCTGGCCCAGGGTAGCGGCTGCAAGGATACATTAGCGATTGAAAGCCAATTTGCCTCGCCCATGGGCTCGACCTACGTGCCGCTGGATAGCTGGATTTATTCGGCAATCGACCGTTTGCATGGGCTTGGCTATGCGGACCAAGCCTATCTTGGGATGCGTCCCTGGACCCGCATGAGCATTGTGCATATGCTCGCCGAGACCGCGGACAAGATTGCAGATGCGAACGACGACGAAGCCTGCACGATCTTCCACAGCCTTCAACGGGAGATGGAACCCGATGTAGAGGATTGGAACGGATCGCGCGAGCCACGAACGAAACTTGAGAGCGTCTATACCCGGTTATCCGGCACAGCAGGAACTCCGCTGCGCGACAGCTTTCATCTGGGCCAGACATTCGTCAACGACTATGGCCGTCCTTACCATGAGGGTTTTAACAACATTACCGGCTTCAGTACGCGTAGCTCGGCAGGACGGTTTTCGCTCTACTTCCGCGGCGAATATCAGCACGCACCGGGAGCCCCGGGATATAACAACGCACTCAGTACGTTGCTCTCGAATAATGACCTCATCTCGTTCACAGACCATCCGAATCAGGCCACTATTCCTTCAGGGCCGATTCCGGCAGCAAATAACTTTCGGATTGTCGAAGCGAATGTTTCTTACCTTCTGTTAAACCACCAGTTCTCTTTTGGTAAGAGCGACCATTGGCTTAGTCCAGCGCAGGGCGGAAGTTTTGCCTGGAGCAACAACGCCGAGAACATCTACGCGTTTCAAATCGATCGCGTCGAACCTCTCTACATCCCGCTTCTCTCCCAGATTACGGGCCCCTTCCGGTATCAATTCTCCGTCGGTAGCTTGAAAGGGCACACGACACCGAACGCTCCGTGGATGCACGTCGAAAAACTGAGTTTCAAACCGACGGAGAACCTGGAACTGGGCTTTGGGAGAACCGTCATCTGGGGTGGACAAAGACACGTGCCGATCACTTTCGGAACCTTCTTCAGGAGCTTCTTCCATATGACCAATGTTTCGGCAGAAGAGAAGTTTTCCAGAAATGATCCGGGGGCACGGTTCAGCTTCTTCGATTTCTCCTATCGAGTGCCCTTTGCGCGGAACTGGCTCACTCTATACTCTGACTCCTTCGCGCACGACGATGTAAACCCCATCAGCGCTCCTCGCCGGGCAGCCATCCGGCCGGGAATCTACCTGTCGCATTTTCCGGGATTGAAGCAACTGGACTTCCGTGCCGAGGCGGCCAGCACCGATCCTCCGACGAGCCGAAGCAATAGCGGCGCTTTCATTTACGCCGAAGCTGTCCAGCTACAGGGCTACACCAACAAAGGATCCATCCTGGGTGACTGGATTGGCCGCGAATCGAAAGGCGGACAGGCGTGGCTTACCTATCATCTTTCGCCTGAAGAACAGGTGCAGGTCTCCTGGCGTGGAGCTAAAGCCGCGAAGGACTTTATTCCAGGCGGCACGACCCAGAACATCTTTCAGGTCTCCGCGATCAAGAGATTTCACAAGGACTTCGAAGTGCGTGGATTGTTCCAGCACGAGCAATGGAAAGCACCGGTGTATAAGCCAGGTGGCCAAAGCGACACGAGCGTTTCCATGCAGATTACCTGGTTGCCAAAATCTATAAAGTAA
- a CDS encoding SMP-30/gluconolactonase/LRE family protein produces MSISNARRLATCIALIISLAQVASAAEILIGDAKSQPESMTVAPGGVLIAGSASSPFVYRVRSGSSTAEKFIDASAEGPGTFFFGMLADAASNTLWTCQLTPVPNTTPVQRHTALRGFDLRTGAQKVRWNLPGDNSMCNDFAIGPDKALYITDTANGKIFRLPAGASTAELYLEHRTLNGIDGITFLDGTLYVNNVVFNKLYRIPVSADGKPGAPVDIWMDQLVKAPDGMRAANGKLFVAENGGGRILALTVNGDKANVTVLKEGLKTPTGIEPAGDTLWFTERATGKVESIPMPK; encoded by the coding sequence ATGTCTATCTCGAACGCTCGCCGTCTGGCTACCTGCATTGCTCTCATCATAAGTCTTGCCCAGGTCGCATCCGCTGCTGAGATCCTGATCGGCGATGCGAAGTCGCAGCCCGAGAGCATGACCGTCGCGCCAGGAGGCGTGTTGATCGCCGGTAGCGCCAGCTCGCCCTTCGTCTATCGGGTGCGTTCGGGTTCCTCCACAGCAGAAAAGTTCATCGACGCCAGCGCCGAAGGCCCCGGAACATTCTTCTTCGGCATGCTCGCGGATGCTGCCAGCAATACATTGTGGACGTGTCAGCTTACCCCGGTGCCGAACACGACTCCCGTGCAACGGCATACCGCTCTTCGGGGCTTCGACCTCCGCACCGGAGCACAGAAGGTTCGCTGGAACCTGCCCGGAGACAACAGTATGTGCAACGACTTTGCGATCGGGCCTGATAAGGCGCTCTATATAACCGACACCGCGAACGGTAAGATTTTCCGGTTGCCGGCAGGCGCCTCCACCGCAGAGCTCTATCTGGAACATCGGACGCTCAATGGCATCGATGGCATTACCTTCCTGGATGGCACGCTCTATGTGAACAACGTCGTCTTCAATAAGCTCTACCGCATTCCGGTAAGTGCTGATGGAAAACCCGGTGCTCCCGTGGATATCTGGATGGACCAGTTGGTCAAAGCTCCCGATGGCATGCGTGCTGCGAACGGTAAGCTCTTCGTCGCCGAAAATGGCGGCGGCAGAATTTTGGCCCTCACCGTCAACGGAGACAAGGCGAACGTTACTGTTCTCAAAGAAGGGCTTAAGACGCCGACCGGCATCGAACCCGCAGGCGATACTCTCTGGTTTACGGAGCGAGCCACAGGCAAGGTTGAATCGATCCCCATGCCCAAATAA
- a CDS encoding 3-deoxy-7-phosphoheptulonate synthase yields the protein MFHPTNNLRIKSSKVVLPPVFLEEEMPVTEQSSSTVFETRRQIGNILEGTDDRLVVVVGPCSIHDVDAAREYAARLKKVSDTLANELLIVMRVYFEKPRTTLGWKGLINDPYFDESFHINDGLRIARHLLLDLAKMGVPAGTEFLDMITPQYIADLVSWGAIGARTTESQVHRQLVSGLSCPVGFKNGTSGNIKIAIEAIVSANHPHTFLGTSETGQSAILFTAGNPECHIILRGGGQVTNFDAASVQTTAEQMEKAAIKPRIMIDFSHANSGKDFRKQAAVCRDVREQIAGGDSRIMGVMIESNLVEGAQSLVNGKAHVYGQSITDACIGWPETETLLGELAEAVAKRRELREAR from the coding sequence ATGTTTCACCCTACAAATAACCTCAGAATCAAGTCCTCCAAGGTCGTCCTGCCTCCCGTCTTCCTCGAAGAGGAGATGCCCGTAACGGAGCAGAGCTCCAGTACCGTCTTCGAAACGCGGCGGCAGATCGGCAACATCCTTGAAGGCACGGATGACCGCCTGGTTGTAGTCGTCGGCCCTTGTTCCATTCACGACGTCGATGCCGCACGCGAATATGCTGCACGGTTGAAAAAGGTCAGCGACACGCTCGCCAACGAACTGCTGATCGTGATGCGCGTGTACTTTGAGAAGCCGCGTACGACTCTGGGCTGGAAGGGGCTAATCAACGACCCCTATTTCGACGAGTCGTTCCACATCAACGATGGCCTGCGCATCGCTCGCCATCTGCTGCTCGATCTCGCCAAGATGGGCGTCCCGGCAGGCACTGAGTTTCTGGACATGATTACGCCGCAGTACATCGCCGACCTCGTCAGCTGGGGAGCGATCGGAGCGCGCACCACCGAGAGCCAGGTACATCGCCAGCTGGTCTCCGGACTCTCGTGCCCGGTTGGCTTCAAGAACGGCACCTCGGGCAATATCAAGATCGCAATCGAGGCAATCGTCTCGGCCAACCACCCGCACACCTTCCTGGGAACTTCGGAGACGGGCCAGTCGGCGATTCTGTTTACGGCGGGCAATCCGGAGTGCCACATCATCCTGCGCGGAGGTGGGCAGGTGACTAACTTCGATGCAGCCTCGGTCCAGACGACCGCAGAACAGATGGAGAAGGCCGCCATCAAACCACGTATCATGATCGACTTCAGCCACGCCAATAGCGGTAAAGACTTTCGCAAACAAGCAGCGGTATGTCGCGACGTGCGGGAGCAGATCGCAGGCGGCGATAGCCGCATCATGGGCGTGATGATCGAAAGCAATCTGGTTGAAGGTGCGCAGTCACTGGTGAATGGCAAGGCTCATGTCTATGGACAGAGCATTACCGATGCCTGCATCGGCTGGCCGGAGACCGAGACACTGCTCGGCGAACTGGCTGAAGCAGTGGCCAAACGCAGGGAACTGCGTGAAGCACGCTAG
- a CDS encoding sugar phosphate isomerase/epimerase family protein has product MAKTSRRKFLAQTTAVVLASSFGSRAWAEASSSPIGLELYTVGEPLAKDPAGTLHKIAALGYQEVEVSGFANLTPAALRKLIDDAGLKCPAAHLQFGFKETAKVLEEAKALRVPYAASSILLPASGAPPSTAGGFGEIMAKLNSLTADDFKRIAERANRIGEEAKKAGVQFAYHNHTHEFRDLGGGETGYAILLAETDPVVVQFEADCGWMVTAGADPIQYFQRHPNRYRVIHVKDFPAGTKVTTTMGGAGAPHPTELGRGHIDYKPILAAAKRAGVEHFFVEQDPPMTGMTPLEAAEIDYAYMKLIND; this is encoded by the coding sequence ATGGCTAAGACCTCACGACGGAAATTTCTCGCTCAGACAACAGCGGTTGTGCTTGCCTCATCCTTCGGTTCCAGGGCATGGGCCGAGGCCTCCTCATCGCCTATCGGGCTGGAGCTATACACCGTTGGCGAGCCATTGGCAAAAGATCCGGCCGGAACCCTGCATAAGATTGCTGCGCTGGGGTATCAGGAGGTCGAGGTATCGGGTTTTGCCAATCTCACTCCTGCCGCATTACGGAAGCTCATTGACGATGCAGGCCTGAAGTGCCCTGCGGCGCATCTGCAGTTTGGCTTCAAAGAGACAGCCAAGGTGCTGGAGGAGGCGAAGGCGCTACGCGTACCTTATGCCGCGAGCTCCATCCTGCTGCCGGCGTCCGGCGCCCCACCATCCACTGCGGGTGGTTTCGGCGAGATCATGGCAAAACTCAACAGCCTGACCGCCGACGATTTCAAGCGCATCGCAGAACGTGCCAACCGCATTGGAGAAGAGGCAAAGAAGGCGGGAGTCCAGTTCGCCTATCACAATCACACGCACGAGTTCCGCGACCTTGGCGGCGGCGAGACCGGCTATGCGATTCTGCTCGCTGAAACGGACCCTGTGGTAGTTCAGTTTGAGGCCGATTGTGGATGGATGGTCACCGCCGGCGCCGATCCTATCCAGTACTTCCAGCGTCATCCCAATCGTTATCGTGTCATCCACGTCAAAGACTTTCCTGCGGGAACGAAGGTGACGACCACGATGGGAGGTGCTGGGGCACCGCATCCCACCGAACTTGGACGGGGCCACATCGACTACAAGCCCATCCTCGCCGCTGCTAAACGCGCAGGTGTGGAGCATTTTTTCGTCGAGCAGGACCCACCGATGACCGGGATGACGCCTCTTGAAGCTGCCGAGATCGACTACGCCTATATGAAGTTGATCAATGACTAA
- a CDS encoding dihydrofolate reductase family protein: MSRVRVAGFGVSLDGFGAGSEQSLTDPLGKRGKDLFQWYFHTRTFCSMVGQEGGSVGDIDDVFASRAMENFGAFILGRNMFGPVRGPWPDDSWKGWWGDNPPYHAPTFVLTHYEREPIVMEGGTTFYFVTGGIEEALDRAKKAAGTKDIKIGGGVSTVRQYLQAGLIDSLHIVSAPILLGTGEALFDGLDLRGLGYSVTDRKVSEYATHLTLERG; this comes from the coding sequence ATGTCAAGAGTGCGAGTCGCCGGATTTGGAGTCTCTTTGGACGGTTTCGGCGCCGGGTCCGAACAGAGCCTGACTGATCCCCTCGGAAAGCGAGGAAAGGATCTCTTTCAGTGGTACTTCCATACGAGGACCTTCTGTTCAATGGTCGGGCAAGAGGGCGGATCGGTTGGTGACATCGACGATGTATTTGCTTCTCGGGCAATGGAAAACTTTGGTGCGTTCATCCTTGGACGCAATATGTTTGGCCCCGTGCGTGGTCCCTGGCCGGACGATTCATGGAAGGGCTGGTGGGGCGACAATCCGCCGTATCATGCACCGACCTTCGTCCTGACTCACTATGAACGTGAGCCCATCGTCATGGAAGGGGGAACAACTTTCTACTTTGTTACTGGTGGGATCGAGGAAGCACTGGATCGCGCGAAGAAAGCTGCGGGAACGAAAGACATCAAGATTGGAGGCGGGGTGTCGACCGTGCGACAGTATCTGCAGGCTGGATTAATCGACTCGCTTCACATCGTGTCGGCGCCCATTCTCTTAGGCACGGGCGAAGCATTGTTCGATGGGTTGGATCTGCGGGGACTTGGGTATTCGGTAACCGACCGTAAGGTTTCGGAATATGCGACTCACCTTACCTTGGAAAGAGGTTGA
- the abc-f gene encoding ribosomal protection-like ABC-F family protein — protein sequence MLQLISAGKRFGLKLLYEDVNWLITPNERTALVGGNGTGKSTLLKVLAGIESLDYGQLTRVKGMTIGYLPQDGLAMRGKTVFEECLSVFEHLHALEAESLELMTTMSEKDPKSKEYQAAADRYSEIADQLHVHDIYTLDAQVGAVLGGLGFSKEDWQRKTEEFSGGWQMRIALAKLLLQKPSLLLLDEPTNHLDLESRNWLENYLHDYPNAFILISHDRYFLDVTVNKIVELWNKRMHVYHGNYEKYVTQKEERRTTLIAAYKNQKDRIDALEAFINRFRYQATKAKQVQSRIKELEKIERIEIPEEEATIHFTIPQPPASGRTVIEVQNLTKVYPTPDGGQKTILDNLNFTIERGDRIALVGANGAGKSTLIRLLSEQEAPTSGTVRYGHNALVDFFAQDQYKVLDPNAEMLDDIAASSPKVPVVELRSLLGCFMFSGDDVFKKLGVLSGGERNRYAMAKMLVSPSNMLLLDEPTNHLDLRAKDVLLDAIRNFTGTVLFVSHDRYFIDGLATRVFEVEDKRVHIFPGNYEDYLWRKQGGPEKVKESLIVDLKKPPVAEPEPVVATVAVVEPPSASVKKLNPIKLKQMEDRLRFAEEEIPRLEEKIAAAEERLGNFVSAEQSQKDAAELDDLRSEKAILTAEWEVLAMALEEQRA from the coding sequence ATGCTGCAACTCATCTCGGCCGGAAAACGCTTTGGCCTAAAGCTCCTATATGAAGACGTGAACTGGCTGATTACGCCGAACGAGCGTACAGCTCTGGTGGGTGGTAATGGCACCGGAAAATCGACGCTGTTGAAGGTATTGGCTGGCATCGAGTCGCTGGACTATGGCCAGCTGACGCGCGTAAAGGGAATGACCATTGGATACCTTCCTCAGGATGGCCTCGCTATGCGCGGCAAGACTGTCTTTGAGGAGTGCCTCTCCGTCTTCGAACATCTACACGCTCTCGAGGCCGAATCTCTCGAGCTGATGACCACGATGTCCGAAAAGGACCCCAAGTCGAAGGAGTATCAGGCCGCAGCCGACCGTTACTCCGAGATCGCTGATCAGCTCCATGTGCACGACATCTATACGCTCGATGCACAGGTCGGTGCCGTTCTCGGTGGCCTCGGCTTCTCGAAGGAGGACTGGCAGCGCAAAACCGAAGAGTTCTCCGGTGGATGGCAGATGCGCATCGCGCTTGCCAAGCTGTTGCTGCAGAAACCCTCGCTGCTGCTGCTTGACGAACCGACGAACCATCTGGATCTTGAGAGCCGTAACTGGCTCGAAAACTATCTGCACGACTATCCGAATGCGTTCATCCTCATCTCGCACGATCGCTACTTTCTCGATGTGACGGTGAACAAGATCGTGGAGTTGTGGAACAAGCGGATGCATGTCTACCACGGCAACTACGAGAAGTACGTTACCCAGAAGGAAGAGCGCCGCACCACGCTGATCGCTGCCTATAAGAATCAGAAAGATCGCATCGACGCGCTCGAGGCCTTTATCAATCGCTTCCGCTACCAGGCGACCAAGGCCAAGCAGGTGCAGTCGCGTATTAAGGAACTCGAAAAGATCGAACGCATCGAGATTCCCGAGGAAGAAGCAACGATTCACTTCACCATCCCGCAGCCGCCGGCCTCGGGTCGTACCGTCATCGAAGTGCAGAACCTCACCAAGGTCTATCCCACGCCCGATGGCGGTCAGAAGACCATCCTCGACAATCTCAATTTCACCATTGAGCGTGGTGACCGCATCGCACTTGTTGGAGCCAATGGAGCGGGTAAATCGACGCTCATCCGCCTGCTCAGCGAGCAGGAAGCTCCCACCTCAGGCACGGTGCGTTACGGCCACAATGCGCTGGTCGACTTCTTCGCGCAGGACCAGTACAAGGTGCTCGATCCCAACGCCGAGATGCTCGACGACATTGCCGCCTCCTCTCCCAAGGTCCCCGTCGTCGAATTGCGTTCGCTTCTTGGCTGTTTCATGTTCTCTGGCGACGACGTCTTCAAAAAACTCGGCGTGCTCTCCGGTGGCGAGCGCAACCGTTACGCGATGGCAAAGATGTTGGTCTCGCCCTCGAACATGCTGCTGCTCGACGAGCCGACGAACCACCTCGATCTTCGCGCGAAAGATGTGCTGCTCGATGCCATCCGCAACTTTACCGGCACGGTGCTCTTTGTCTCGCACGATCGCTACTTCATCGACGGCCTCGCCACGCGCGTCTTCGAGGTCGAGGACAAGCGCGTCCACATCTTCCCCGGCAACTATGAGGATTACCTGTGGCGCAAACAGGGCGGCCCCGAGAAGGTGAAAGAGTCGCTGATCGTTGATCTCAAGAAGCCGCCAGTTGCAGAGCCTGAGCCTGTCGTCGCTACTGTGGCTGTCGTAGAGCCCCCTTCCGCTTCGGTGAAGAAGCTGAATCCCATCAAGCTCAAACAGATGGAAGACCGCCTCAGGTTCGCTGAAGAGGAGATCCCGCGACTCGAAGAGAAGATTGCCGCCGCTGAGGAGCGGTTAGGCAATTTTGTCTCCGCCGAACAGTCGCAGAAGGATGCCGCCGAGCTCGACGACCTGCGTAGCGAGAAAGCGATACTTACGGCCGAATGGGAAGTACTCGCGATGGCGTTGGAGGAACAGCGAGCGTGA
- a CDS encoding family 16 glycoside hydrolase, translating to MLTTKSLLAFASLLVFLPVGTSVAAEQTQKPTSEPRSFAFTDTADLIPRGAKTEVVEYKGRKALHIITQSKTGSGFTLLKDVEFRDGTIEADVAAKITTPPGVRMPGFIGIAFRARPDASRYELFYLRPGNSKAEDQAMRNHSVQYSSEPDFGWPVLRTQWPAIYEAYTDMQPGEWTRVKIEVHGRRAKLYINGSPNPSLIVDGLKGEDLRGGIGLYSFMGEEAYFSNLKITSAAPEPIKNGGEAAGMWDVAFNTDAGPMKGTMNLTRDNNKLSGTWSGDLGDNLPVSGTWRDGYVELVFTGTWRDSAAPAPTRLAGWIDDDSGHGRMKVDGQAEGQWTAQRHK from the coding sequence ATGCTTACGACAAAGTCGCTCCTCGCCTTCGCCAGCCTTCTTGTCTTCCTCCCTGTTGGAACCTCCGTTGCCGCAGAACAGACACAGAAGCCCACTTCGGAGCCGCGCAGTTTTGCGTTCACCGACACCGCAGACCTTATTCCACGGGGAGCGAAAACTGAGGTCGTCGAATATAAAGGCCGCAAAGCCCTGCATATCATCACGCAATCGAAAACTGGATCTGGATTCACCCTTCTCAAGGACGTCGAATTTCGCGACGGGACTATCGAGGCCGATGTTGCGGCCAAAATCACGACTCCTCCCGGGGTACGCATGCCGGGCTTCATCGGAATCGCCTTCCGCGCTCGCCCAGACGCCTCGCGGTACGAGCTCTTCTACCTCCGGCCCGGCAACTCAAAGGCTGAAGACCAGGCCATGCGCAATCATTCCGTGCAATACAGTTCCGAACCCGACTTTGGCTGGCCCGTCCTACGCACACAGTGGCCTGCAATTTACGAGGCGTACACCGATATGCAGCCTGGAGAATGGACCAGGGTCAAAATCGAAGTCCACGGACGTCGCGCGAAGCTGTACATCAACGGCTCTCCGAATCCCAGTCTTATCGTCGATGGACTGAAGGGCGAAGACCTCCGGGGCGGCATCGGTCTGTACAGCTTTATGGGCGAAGAGGCTTACTTCTCCAACCTGAAGATCACGTCCGCTGCGCCTGAACCGATCAAAAATGGAGGCGAAGCCGCAGGGATGTGGGATGTAGCCTTCAATACCGATGCTGGCCCAATGAAAGGCACCATGAACCTGACTCGCGACAATAACAAGCTTTCCGGGACCTGGTCCGGCGACCTTGGCGATAACCTGCCTGTCAGTGGCACCTGGCGCGATGGTTACGTCGAGCTAGTCTTTACTGGTACTTGGCGCGATAGTGCAGCACCTGCTCCAACGCGGCTCGCTGGATGGATCGATGACGATTCTGGCCATGGCCGTATGAAGGTAGACGGCCAGGCCGAGGGCCAGTGGACCGCACAACGCCACAAGTAG